The segment CTGGCGCATAGAGACACATTTATTCATGCTTTGCTTACGAATCAACTTATAAGCTGCTCCTTCGCTAATATTTTTTGTCTCCATTAAAATTCCCTTCGCTCTTTCCACCAGCTTTCTGGTTTCCAAAGTTTCTTTTAGCTCAGCCACTTCCTTTTCCAACTGCTGAATGCGTTGAAAGTTACTTCGGGCAATGCCGATACTGCTTATTAGGTTAGTGTCAGTAACCGGTTTTATCAACCAGGATATCAGCCATGGCTCGTGCCCCTTTGTCGTATGCTCCCGCTGCCAGTTATTTAATAAAACTACTGCAGGAGCTATATTATCTTCATAAGCGATGCGGGCAAGTTCCATACCGTTAAGCCCTGGCAGGTCAGCATCGACAATGATAAGAGCCGGCAGGGTAGACCTGATCCCCCTAATAGCAGTGTTTCCGTCGGCTGCCTCACCCACAATTTGATACCCTTCACGGATTACCGCCTGCCGTACCTTTTCCAAAACTCTTTTATCTTGTGTCGCCACGAAAATTTTAGACTGAAACATAAAGTTCCCTCCAAAGTCGTCCTGTCTATAGTCTATACAAATCTTGTCGTAAACTACAATGAATAGTTAAAATGAATACTTGCAAGTCTTTTAAGACGCAGCAGAAGGCTTAGTTCAATTTATGCCTCCTCAAAGATATGCTTTCTGAATGGTACAAAGAAATCCCCACCAGAAACCTGATGAGGACGCCATTGCCCTAAAACCGATGTAATTCAAACTAATTATGAATAAAAATGACCCCGGTGTCAAGGAATACCCTAGAAAATATTGTATACTTCATTTCGGCATCTGGCCATCCCTTGTATATAGATGCCATAATTGTAACAAACTACCTATTGAGGGGGTGGCGACGCTGTTAAGTGAACAGCTTCAGTTAAATGTAAGCGATGCCCAAGCAGTAGAACATTTTTTGGATAAAACCCAACTGGTGGCGAAAAAACTTCTTTTGTATGCCGATTCGGCCCAAAATTCTTCGGTGAAGAGTATGTTCAAGAAGGAAGCTTCGCTGCTGGTCAAGGTAGCTGAGGAATTAGAAGGAATGAAAATAAGTTTGCTTAATGCTGAGGAGTGAGAAATAATATGCCTGATATTAATAAATATATCAGTGACTTCGAAATGCTAAGGGATTATGAGAAAGACGCCCACCTTGCCTCAATTGCCTATCAGGCCTTATCAGTGCTGGTAAGTGATAATAGTTTAAAAAAGAAATTCTTAAAGTACAGCGCCCTAGCCTCAGAATCTGCCGAAAAGTTTGGTAAAAAAGCACTAGAAATAAGACCATAAAACATATTTTTAGACAATAAACTACCCTTAAAACTGTACCATCAAATTGGTGCGGTTTTTTCAATTGTTCAATTCTATTTTGACTTACTTTGCACAACTGAACTGCTATAGCATAGATTGTTATTGAGAATGAAAATCATTATCTAATAAGAGGAAATATCATTAAGGAGGATTTTTTATGTGTGGCATTGCCGGATGGGTAGATTGGCAAAAAAATTTGTTACGAGAAAAGAATGTACTACAAAAAATGGGTGATACGTTAAACTTGCGGGGGCCTGACGACGCTGGCGTCTGGCTTTCTCTCCATTGCGGGCTGGTTCATCGAAGATTGGTGGTGATTGACCCAGAAGGTGGCAAACAGCCGATGACGCGTTATCTTGGTCCCAGGGCTTATACCCTGGTGTATAATGGCGAACTTTATAATACTGAAGACCTTCGTCGACAACTTCTCCAGCGCGGATACCGATTTTCCGGTCATTCGGATACTGAGGTATTGCTGTTATCCTTTTTAGAATGGGGACCGGAATGCGTAGAGCATTTCAATGGGATATTTGCCTTCGCGCTTTGGGACGATACGGAAGAAAGCTTGTTTTTGGCCCGGGACCGACTAGGTGTAAAACCCCTTTTTTTTAAAACTCATAACGGTGGTTTACTGTTTGGGTCGGAATTAAAATCCATCCTGGCTCACCCGGAAGTAAAGCCCCAGGTGGATAGCGACGGCCTGGCGGAAGTGATTGCCCTTGGTCCCGCGCGCACACCGGGTCATGGAGTGTTTAAGGGTATAGACGAATTAAAACCGGGCACTTGGCTATTTTTTAGCCGCCAGGGAATAAAACAGCAGCAGTACTGGCAGCTTCAAAGTAAGGAACATCATGACAGTCTGCCACAAACAATCGAGACTGTGCGACATTTGCTTACCGATGCCGTAGAGCGCCAGCTGGTATCCGATGTGCCGGTATGCACCTTATTATCCGGCGGTTTAGATTCCAGCGGACTATCAGCAATTGCCGCTAAATACTATCAAAAACATAACAGAAAAACCCTTAACACTTACTCAGTTGATTACGTTAATAATGATAAACATTTCCATGCCAATGAATTCCAACCAAATTCAGATTCACCGTGGATTCCCCTGGTGGCAAATTATCTGGGTACCAAACATCATGATATTCAATTAGATACCCCCG is part of the Metallumcola ferriviriculae genome and harbors:
- the asnB gene encoding asparagine synthase (glutamine-hydrolyzing) — translated: MCGIAGWVDWQKNLLREKNVLQKMGDTLNLRGPDDAGVWLSLHCGLVHRRLVVIDPEGGKQPMTRYLGPRAYTLVYNGELYNTEDLRRQLLQRGYRFSGHSDTEVLLLSFLEWGPECVEHFNGIFAFALWDDTEESLFLARDRLGVKPLFFKTHNGGLLFGSELKSILAHPEVKPQVDSDGLAEVIALGPARTPGHGVFKGIDELKPGTWLFFSRQGIKQQQYWQLQSKEHHDSLPQTIETVRHLLTDAVERQLVSDVPVCTLLSGGLDSSGLSAIAAKYYQKHNRKTLNTYSVDYVNNDKHFHANEFQPNSDSPWIPLVANYLGTKHHDIQLDTPELASSLSDALMARDLPGMTDIDSSLYLFCKEIKQDATVALSGECADEIFGGYPWFYRQEALNAETFPWMRMQHRRLSFFSPSLIKKIKASDYLYQRYQAALQETPTRAEETLHETKMRQMLYLTLTRWMPTLLDRKDRMSMAVGLEVRVPYCDHRLVEYAWNIPWEMKNHGGHEKGILRSALEGLLPLDVIYRKKSPYPKTYNPSYLKAVSLKVDNILQDPSSPILPLINEKAVRSLIDEDARQINLPWFGQLMSGPQMLAFLIQLDLWLRHYDVELI
- a CDS encoding ANTAR domain-containing response regulator, with product MFQSKIFVATQDKRVLEKVRQAVIREGYQIVGEAADGNTAIRGIRSTLPALIIVDADLPGLNGMELARIAYEDNIAPAVVLLNNWQREHTTKGHEPWLISWLIKPVTDTNLISSIGIARSNFQRIQQLEKEVAELKETLETRKLVERAKGILMETKNISEGAAYKLIRKQSMNKCVSMRQVAEAIILAHDLGS